From Zea mays cultivar B73 chromosome 3, Zm-B73-REFERENCE-NAM-5.0, whole genome shotgun sequence:
ACCCTAAGACCCCTAGATCTCCTAATCCGCATTCGATATTTGAGATCACAGAAAGGTCTCGGATCAATGTGATTGAACTCAATTTTTTATTCATCGTCGTTCATGACCCGAGAACAAAAAAGATTGATTAGATCAAGAAATGAGAAAGAGGTCGTTGCTCTCGGGTTAGGGTTTTACCTAACCCCTAGTAAGAGATAGAGTGTCTCGGCCTTCAAACCAGAGAACACACATCcatctagggttagggttttatgACCTAACCCTTCGTGGAGCGTTACTGTGTCGCCTAAGCCTAGCACTCGCCTCCTGTTGTGCCTCGTGCTCTTGTTGTAGAGTAGAGCCAGCGACCGCACCTGGCATCTTCGTGTGGCCTCAGCGAAGTGACGTTGACGGTCGACCCGATGCTTAGCTCAACACCACCTAGGATTCCATTCCCAGTCATCACCATCCTCTCCCCACCATCATTTTGTTCTCGCATGCAAATCATGCGAACCCATGTAGCAATGCCGCCACGCGGTCTGGTGCCACCACCGACTGAAGCCCTTTGCCTCTCTTGCATGCAGTATAACCACGGGTAGCCAAAGTTTCAGTAAAAGGACTACTTTCAGTATGTTTCTTAATGCTTAGAATGCAATGTTCCATCATAAGATTGAGACTGATCTAATTCAAGGCTAGAAGAGAACCTTGTGCACTACATAGTTCATTTCTCTATCTTTTGTATTATGATTAGCACTATCTGATCTACAATATTTTTTTGCTAACTTTTGTTTACCGCTCTTGGTTTATTTTTAGGGAAGGATCATGATGTATCCAAGAAATTTTGGAGGTAAAATACTAATCTATTTTCTTGATTTACATTGAAGTGTAGCACATAAGTGCATGTGTACACTGAATGTATTTCTTTTCCTATCATCATTGTATTTTGTTGTTTCTTTTAGCACCAAGGACCCTCAGCAGCAACAATTCACTATTTCACTTTCAACATTGGTCATGGTTCAATGATCAAAGGTAATGATGACATAGATCATCAATTGTTCATATAGAAACCTAATAACTGTTCCTCTTATCGTGAtctatccaagaattttttggaaGTATAAACTAtcaatatttttttgattttcaCCCAAGTGTAGCACATCGGTGCATATGTACACTAAAAGTAGTTCTTTTCCTTTTAGTCATTGTGTTATGTTGTTTCTTTCATCACCAAGGACCCTGAGCAGAGCCATTTAGTTTCATCATTGGTCAAGTTTAGTGATCAAAGGTAATCATGCCATAGATCGTCAGTAGTTCATATAGAGACCTAATAACTTTGCATGTTAGTTACATTTGTTGCATCGATATCTTTTACCAATGTCTTCTTTGACAAACTTCTGGAAACTGTTGAGCAATCAATAGTCTACCAGAGTTACATATTTATGCCACCATGATGAGCATTTAAAACTGATTTCCTTTCTAGTCTAAATTGTATAGTAGTGGTAAACAGAAACCATTAAACTTTGCCAGTTAAGATTTTACTTTTAAACAAGCTAGGCACTTAAATAAGGCTTATGCTAGATTCTATTGTACAAAACAACACTTTGAAGGTCATTTTCTGGATATATGATTAGAATTTTAAGGTATTGCCATTATTTAATTTGAGCTTACATACACTTGATGAGATATACAAGGTTGCATTAATAGTACTGAGTCCAAATGTTCCTAGGCAAATATTTATAAGTGAAATAGTGCTAAATGTTTTATTCTTTATCCTTTTGCTCTTGCACTAAACCTGGTACTCTGTTTTGGAACAACATATGATTGGATTCATCTCAATTAGAAGCTTTCAAATTCAAATTATGTCAACCATTGATTTTATTCATGAAGCATCAAGAATATTCTAAAAAATTCTATGGATCAGAACTATAACATGTAGATTATTGATCGAGCATATTAATATTAtcttttttgtggtatgtttagTAACACGTTTGTTTGTTCACATTAATCTGCAACGATGTACATGTTATTACTGTATTGAATTTTTTCATGCTTTGGGCCTACACCAATTGTTCTTAACCTAATTTAGTTAAATCTATGCTATTTTGCTTTGTTTCTATGCTTTACCAAATTGCAAAGCATTTCTAAACAATTGCGTTCGAACAAAGGGGGTTCTGAATAAGTTTGCCTTTTATAGATGGGAGTAATTGCTAACCCTCCTAAACCTAGAGATATCTCATACCTGAAGACTAAAGTTCAGTGCTGAAAGGTTAAACATACTGCCCCTCAGAAGTTTTAGTCCACGTCCAACTTTAGTAAAAAAACGAACCTATGCGAGATATTAAACACTTATTTGTCTTTGTTTACATCAATAAGTTTGATGTGGCCCAAAATGATTATGATGTTGTAGCAAGTTCATCCTTGAATCTTTGAGGAGGAGAGCACGCAAGATGACAGAAGGTAACATCAAGATCCTGTATTTTGTTGGTATGTCGTGATTAGTGTGGTTTATTTGTGACTGATTGTGTTGTTGCATGAGCTATGTACTCTTTCCCGCAAATACGACTGCCACCAAGAGCCATTGAGGCGACAAAGAGAGCCGGCAAAGCAGCAGATGTTTTCTATTGCTTCAAGCTGCTGGAGGCAACATGAAATTTCACTGTTTTAGGCTCTGTTTTTTGGCAAAAGGAAGGGTAAGTTTGGGGTTTTTCTTTTGATATGGTGACATATCTGTGACGCATCAAGTTTTAGAAGTTTTGAAGTGATGGATATGTTGTTGTTTGGTGAACACAGGGTGTTCCACCATCGGACAACTACCCTTACAGTTGAGGAATACTTCCCTACCATCATTTCGAGCTTCAAAAGTTCAACGACTCATTCATGGAGCAATACGAGGGCTACTCCAGGACGTGGTGTGAACATGAAAAATGATAGTCAACATTGGTACTTCATGATGTGAATATAATAATTTATGtgtcgtcgcaacgcacgagTATTAAACTTGTTAGTTATAAAGTTAATGTGCGATCAGACATAGAGGTCTTGTTTCACTTATTATTATACAACTTTACAAAGAGAGCATATAGTATACGAAAACATGGATAGATCTGTAATCTCTTCTTATTACAAAGAAGAATGTGTGTATATTTGTCAAAGTGGTACTTTCGATAGAGCTCATATCTTTTAGGGGTTTTTTCATCACTCACCGCACGATAAACTCATGCCCATTAAAACTTTAAAAATCTAGTGAGGAAAAAAAAGAAATAGTATATAGTACTTTTAGATGTATTGCACTTGTTGTCTCGTTAAAAAACATTCGTGTCTTCGTGATAATAGCAACCTTTAGGATTTTAAGATTGATATTTTGGATATGAACCTGGACTTGTCGTTAGATGTATCTTTTTCTAAACCTTGCAGGTCTCTCATACATTTCATACCAATACGTTAGATGTATCTTCTTTAGGTAGATTGTCACAAAATTTGACTTGCACCATGCATTACAAAATTTTGACTTATGAGAATCTTTTTTGCTAGTCACACCATGATTAACTCTTTAATCATATTGGTATAGCCATACACTTTCGTAATCCGAACATCACACGACTGCTCCACGAGTTAATATGCACTGCAACGTTCTTCAATCTTCAATGCCAATTACACTGGAGCAATCCTCACTACAAGAAATGATGTGTTTTTTCTCTAGTGTTTGACTTAGATTTAATCTCGCCATATGTAATTTATCAATGGTTTAGTTAGCAGTTGCTTTAGGAATTAGTTTAATTTTTAAAGTTACAATTATATAACAAATGCTAGCTGCTAGTCGGGAGAAAACCTGCTAAGGAGGTGTTTGTTTGTGACTGTAAtctgcccagattatataatccaacaaattTTGATCTCACACTTCGTTCAAAATTTATTAGATTATACAATCTATACATATTATAATCCTAAACAAACATCCCCTAATTCTAAATGGTGAGAGTAAATAACACCGTCTAATAACTTTTTATCACCTAAATTGTTTATCTTGAGCTATTAATTAAACCATTAGTTAAGTTTTTTCTCTTGGTCGAATAGAGCTAAGCTAACTATTAGCTCATAGGATCCAGGCATTGGTTTAATTTCACCCACTATGATTAAGTACTAGTAATTACAATACTATATTTGTCACCATAAACTTGGAAGAAATTAGTTGCTACTAGAAAGTAGATCCAAACCTGGAAGAAATTAATTTCTACTAGAAAGTAGATCATGTCTGCTACCAGACGTTGTTTTATACTCCACTATAAACCCCGTACTTGTTACTGCAAAATTGGAAGAAATTAGTTGCTACTAGAAAGTAGATAATTTCTGCCACCAGATATTGATTTATACCCTAGTATCAATCTCTACTAGCCTTGCTTCCGTCATTTGTTGCTAGATATAAATGGTTTTTCACATATATGAGTGTATATATATGAACCTTGCAGCAAGCATTCGGTAGTCAAACAAAGCCCTATAGACATCGATCTCTGATTTGAGGAAAAAAATCCTTATATGGCGAGAATTACAATGGAAGCAAGCAAGGCCGTCCTGCTCTTGATGGTGATCCTAGGAAGTTTGATGATTCCTGCATACTGTAAGTGCACATCGGCAACCATGCGCATTtgaatcaagttacttattatacAGTTTCTTACTAGTAGTAAATATAAATTGTTCTCATAATGTCAATAACCTTAACTTACTGTAAAAACAGTAACTGAATGCCCTTATTGCATGCAGCTCGGAACGTTGTTCGTTTCTGCAAATGCGAGAAACGGGCCTGCAAAAAGGGAGCAATATCCGAAGGTGTTTGCTACTGCTGTCCAGGCGGCAGTTGTTATTCGACGGTCCTAGATTGTTCAACAGCTTGCCGGTGCAACAAGCTTTCACATGCCCTCCATTTCGAATAGCAAGGGGATTCATCCCTATGTATCCCCTCGTGATACCTTAATCACCAAATCAATCCTAAATGTAATAGA
This genomic window contains:
- the LOC103650254 gene encoding uncharacterized protein LOC103650254 precursor — encoded protein: MARITMEASKAVLLLMVILGSLMIPAYSRNVVRFCKCEKRACKKGAISEGVCYCCPGGSCYSTVLDCSTACRCNKLSHALHFE